The DNA sequence TTTAAAACCTTTATAGGCGGTATGCCGGCAACCACTATGCTTAAACCTACGGGACAAAATGGTGTTAGCCCGGGTGCCTTTGGCATGAGTTTAGCGCCTAGCCAGGTCAAACTTCTGATTATGGCGTAGTCCGTCATGTTCGTCATAATATTTAATAACAGTACGGAAGGACTTAATAAATGAAAACCTCTTTTGGGATAAAATTTGGCATATTGATGCTGTTTGCAATGACAGCATTGGTTGGCAGCATGCTGGTGTTTTTTTATCAATATAGCAATACCATGATGAAGAAAGATCTTCAGGATAAGATTCTTGATGTTACACGCACAGGCGCTTTTATTTTAAAAGAGGAAGATCGTGAGTTAATTGAGACGTTTCGGAATCAGGTATACACCCTTTTACCCGCTGATTATAAGGATCGAGTTGATCGTTATATTAATAAAGAAGGAAAAGGCGAGCTTTTAGATTCTGATGCTTATGAGCAACTGCAATATGAGGTTGATTTTCATTATATAGTGCAGTTGTTGCGACGTATTAAGGAAGGAAGCAAAGATCAAGTTAATAAGTTATCTCTATTGCCTCAAAAAAAAATTGATGAAGCAGGCGCTTCAAAAATAGCCTGGACTTATCTTTTGGTAAAAATCCCAGATATACCGGTTGAAAAATCGATGATGTTTCTTGCCTTGTCTTTTTATTTGGCAGATGATAATTATGCAGCAACTCCGATTAGCACATTATATACTCCCGATGATGCATCCTTAACGGCAATTAAAGGTAATATTGGTATTTCTAAAGATTGGTACGTAGGGGCTGAGTCTGGAAATACTGTTATGTCGGCGGTAATTCCACTGAAAAATGAACAGGGTGAAGTTATTGCAGCATTGGGGGTAGATTATCTTGTTGGTAGTTTTAGAGAGCGTATTGCTGAGCAGAAATTCGTTAGCATGATTGTGTTTGTTGTCGTAGTTGCTATTGCTCTGGTTTTGATTTTTTTTATAACAGCTTGGATTTCAATTCCACTATCAAAACTACGGATAGGTGCAGAGCAACTTTCTAAGCATGATTTTGAACACCGAGTGGATATCAAAAGTAATGATGAATTTGGCCTGCTGGCAGATACCTTTAATAAAGTGAGTGATGAGCTAGGGAAATTTACCCGGGATTTGGATGGCATCGTTAAGGCAAAAACAGCAGGATTAACCAAAGCAAGAGAAGAGGTGGTCGCGCTTAATAATATTCTTAATCAAGAAAATGCCCATCTTGGCGCAGAGGTGAAAAATCTTATTGCATTAAGAGAGCGTACTCTTCCTTACTTAAATCAAAAATTAAAAGTGAATAATTATGAAATCACTTTTAATTATCTGCCTTCTCAGGCCGTATGTGGTGATTTCTGGCAGGTTAAGAGTGATAAAGAGTGCACAGATATCTCCTTCGGCTTTATTTCTGGTTACGGCCTTGAAACAGCTATGATGGCAATGCAGATTCAAAGTTTATTTAAAGTCGCTGATGGGAATAATAGTAAGAGGTTAAGTGTAATTAATGACTTCTTGTTTGAGCAAGGGGACTCTATTAACCTGAAGCTGTTATGTAAGTTACTTTTACTTCAGATAAATGAAGATAATATAACTTTGTCGGGAAGTGGAGAGCCTCCCATAAGATTTTCACCCAATCAGCAGGCGTTTATTAAGCTTACTGGCTCATTGCCCCTAGGTGTGAATAGAGATATCACAATGGAGTCTGTGCAGCTTAGTCTGCACCGTGGTGAGGGGTTGTTGCTATATAGCGCTGGTTTCAAGCTGGCATTAGCTCACCTTGCCAAGTCAGAAGGTTATGAATTGCAGGCACAGGATATTATCCATCTGAGTGGGATTTTGGGTGAAAGTAGTGGAAATATAATGGATAAATTTACTGAACAGCCGTGGTTTGATGATTTTAACCAGGATATTAGCTTTATCCTTATTAATCGTAAAGGAAGCTAATGATGCATGCTTTATCAGTGAATGCTTGTTATCAATTTATTGAAGAAGAGCATAAGTTAGTTTTTAAAGCTGATGCGGGTTTGTTCCATTTAACGGATATTCAAAAAGCGCAACGATTTTTAAAATTTCTTAAGCGTAATAAAGTAACGATATTGCAACTGGAAATAGATAAACTGCAGACACTTGATTCCAATTGTGAGTCTTTCGTTTATCAGATAGGCTGCTATTTTGCAAAGAATAAGCAGAGCAGCTTTTTGATTCAGGCCAATGGTGATAACGAAACACAAAATAACTTAATTCGTAATTTGTTAGTCATAACTCCTGCTGCAAAAGTGACTTTTGTTGTAAGTTGAACAAGAATGTTTGTGTGCACCAATATTCTTTTAAGCTTTTTTGAGTCAAGTATTAGCTTTATTAATTGGTCGGGGCGCTTATAAGCCTAGAAAGATCTCATCTTTAGTGTGCTCAGTAAAGCGTTTTACAGTCGCAAAATAGTAGGATATGAATTTCATGAAAATGAGTGTGGAAAGTGGCTTGAGCTATTTAGGTCGCTTATAATAAGGTAAATTTTTAATGATATTGAAGTATAAAGAGGGAGTTAGAGGAAAATGAAAGTAACATTAAAAAAGCTAAAAATTTTTTGGGCTGCTTCAGCAATTATTGCTCTTTCGCTTACTCTTAATTTTCTTCTCAATATGTCGTCGTTTGAGGATGTTTATAAGAGCACTTTGATTTCGAAATACAAGCAGATAAACAGAAACTTAAATACAAAACTAGAAGCAGCCGTTAGTTATGGTAAACCTTTATATAAATTTAGTGGAATTGATGATCTTATAAATGAAATTATAAGCAAAGAAGAAGATGTAACAAATGTTTTTGTAACACTGAAATCAGGACAAGTTTTGTACAGTTTTGATAAAACATATATCGAAAAACATGTGCTAAATGAAATTATTCCCGGGGAAAAAGAGTTGAACTCCGAGGAGAAAGTAAGTGTTTTTAAAATAGAGAATAATTACTTTCTTGCTTCACCAATTTATTATGAAAATTCTGAGATAAAAGGTTTTTTATATATAGAATTTAATACAAAAGTAATTACCGATAAAGTAATGGTGGTGATTAAAGAGAGCATTAATTTTGTTGCTGTCGTTCTTATTATTTCAATGTGTTTACTGCTTGCTCTTATAATGCTGCTTGATATGAAAAGCAACAGGAAAAATTTTATAGTCATAATGGCAATTATTACTGTTTCACAGTTTTCTTATTCATATATAAATATTCAACATTTTGAAAACCGTTATCTGCTGCTTTTAAATCAGAATGTGTCAAATTTTGCAGAGAATATTGAAGACGAGATTGTTTATTTTAATAATTTGGGGCTTCCTATTCAGAGACTGAAAGGGTTTGAAAAGTACCTCGCAAAAGAAATTCAGGAAGTGCCTGGCTGTTTAGAGGTATACGTTACAGATAAAAATAACAACGAGCTTTTTTATGCTGATGCAAGCGGGGATAATAGAAGCAGGTACCAGAACAAACGGGGAGAAGTTTTTTACGATAAGAATCAGGCAAAGTATTACCAAACACTCAGGGTTGATCTTGCAGGCCAGGATAGTGGAAATATTATACTGCGATTAAATGATTCGCTTATCAATAAAAAAATAACAGAACAAATACTGGATGCTGTGACCATTTTTGTCATATCTCTTATTATAAGTTACAAGATTCTCCTGCTTGTTTCAATACAGAGAAAGCAGACTTTAGATGGAAGTGAGGAGGGAAAAACCAGTCCGACTTTAGATGGAAGTGAGCAGGAAAAAAACACTCCGAAAAAAGATACAAATGTTGTGATACAGCTTTTGGCATTTATTTTTTATTTTGGTGAAATGCTTCCAATCTCTTTTATTCCGTTGCTGGCTGCTGATATGTACAAAACAGAATCGCTGAGTTTCCTGGGAATGTCGGAAAGTATGATCATAGGACTTCCTATTACTACCTATATGTTGGGAGCGGCAATTTTTGTACTTGTTATTGGTTTCTTCGCAGGAAAAATCTCAGAGAAGAAAATATTTGTGGGTTGCTCTTTATTTCTTGTGATCGGTGCTTTTGGTGCGGCATTCTCAAATGACATAGGGCTACTATCGTTCTTCAGATTTATATCAGGGCTTGGATATGGTGGAATATCAATAAATGCCACTTCATTAATTCTTCGTATATTCAAAAAAAATGGAAATGTTGCAACAGGTTTTGGTTATTGGGCAAGCGGATATGGTGCAGCAGCAATATGTGCACTTCCAATCGGCGGAATCCTTGTATACAGATTTGGATTTTTTTATGCACTTGGAGTATCTGGAATTATTAGTGTAATTCTGATGTTATTTGCAATATTCTTTATACATTTTCAACAAACAGAAAAAACTGAACCTAGAATTGAGCCTAAAACTGAAAAAACCAAACTTCATCTAAATATATTTAATGATCGGAATGTATTTGCAAACTTTTTTTTCAGGCTGGTTCCTTTTCACCTTGTATTTATAGGAATATTTCAGTTTATCATGCCGCTTACTATGAATAAGGAAGGAATATCCGAGGCAAATATTGGAAGAATTCTGACAATATTTGGGTTGGTCTATCTGCTTATGCCCTTTGTGAGCAAATTAGTTAATAAAGTAAAAAATGATAGAATGTTTATTGCTTTTGGAAGTATGTTGATAGGTGTAGTACTCTTGACGCTCAAATTTTCGGATAATATTGTTGCATTTATATTTGTAGTTGCTGGGATATCACTTGGAAGTATGATCGCTGATGCAGCAGAAGAGTCATTTATTACTTCAACAAAGAAAGCAAAAGAGATTGGAGAAGTAAAATTTATGAGTATCTATAATTCCTATGAGAGACTTATAATGGTTTTTGCACCTTTACTCTGTAGCTTTGCTGTAACGCAAATAGGTTTTTCAGATAGTATCTTTGTTATTGGTTTGTTCACAATGGCATCATCTGTCGCTTATTTATTTATAAGTAAAAAAAATCCACAATAGGTTTAATTATTATGTCAGATAGCAGAATGAAAGTAGCAGTTGTTTTTGGTGGTAAATCTACAGAGCATGATGTGTCAATTATTTCTGCAGGACATATACTTGCAAATATTGATATGGAAAAATATTTTGTTGAACCATTTTATGTTAAGAAAGATGGGACATTTGCAGATCACCAAGAATTAACACTTTGCCTAGAAAATCTATTAAATGAGCATAGAGATAAAATCTTTCCAGCAATGAAAGAAGGTGAAATTGAGCTGAAAAAGTGGATAGCCAAAGGTACTTCTTCAGATTTTTTAGGCGGAATTGCTGGGAAAAAATTTGATATTGTGTTTCCTGTGCTTCACGGACTAAACGGAGAAGATGGAACCATTCAAGGAATGCTTGAATTCATGGGAGTACCTTATGTTGGCTGTGGTGTAAGTGCATCTGCTTTTTGTATAGATAAAGAAGCCACAAAGGTAATATGCCAGGTAAATGATATACCTGTGATGGATTATACTGCAGTAAAAAAATATGAGTGGGAAAATTCAACAGAAAATATAATCAATGATATTCAGAAAAAAATGAATTACCCGTTTTATGTAAAGCCTGCGAGACTCGGTTCTTCAATTGGTATTTCAAGAGCGGAAAATACTGTTGAACTTAAAACTTCACTTAAAGACGCATTTAAATATGACTGCAAAGTGGTAGTCGAGCAAGGAGTTGAGTCCCCTAGGGAGCTTACTGTTGGTGTGATGGGGATTGATGACCAAGTATCATTAAGTGCAATAGGTGAATTTAGCCGTGGGAGTAATTTGTATTTTAATTTTGATTCAAAATATGGCAAGACCGGCCATAAAGGGCTTGTGCCTGCTCCGCTGGAAGAAAATATACAAGAAATTATAGAAAAATATTCTCATCTGATTTTTAAAAAATTTGAGTTATCAGGTTTTGCAAGAATAGATTATTTTTTATGTGGTGACAAAGTGTACCTGAATGAGATCAATACGATGCCAGGATTTGAAACGGGTGATACTTTTATGCGAATATGGCAAAATAAAGGCGTGGATATGCAAAAATTTATTGATAAGGCAATAGAGTACGGGGTTTTAAGCTTTCATAGCAAATCAACAAGGTTATATGAAATAGAGATTAAGAGCTTAATAGAATAATACCGGGTTGGCTCTGCCTTGTATAAAGCACCCATAAATTGCTGCAAAAATGCACATAGTAGTTCGGCAACCATTTATGCATACATGAGACAGTAAATTGAATGCCCTATTTGACCCCTACGTAGGCAACGATCTCATGATTGTGGAAATAAGTATGTTCTAGGACTCAATTTTTTAGAAATGCTGGTCATCATGAATAGAGTGATGAACAGCATTTCATGAATTATGAGGGCTTAAGACATCAAGTATTTTCGAAGATCACTGGTATATTTCATCTGCACTTCTTATAATATCAACAGGCAGGTCATATCCTATTTTCTCTGTTGTTTTAAGGTTTATGGAAATTTTAGGCATTTTTTCATACCTCTGATCTAAAGTACTCGGTGTTTCCCCCTTTAAAATACGTGCAAGTTTTTTTGCATTGTAAAGGCCAGTTTCTTTCCCGGACACTCCTATCATTACACCTTTTTTTACAGCCTGAGCCCCTTCCATAGTAAAAGAAGGCAGCTTGTAATCAATCAGCTTATTTACAACATTGGGAAGGTTTTCAGGTTCTAGTCCGCCAGATATTCCAAGAAACATGGCTTCAACTTTTGGAGATACTCTGTCCATTGCTCTCAGGTACATGCCGTATGCTTGATGGTACTGTTGTTGTGTAGGTTCAGTCATTACATCGTTATCTACTACTAGCTTTATACCATTCTCTTCTGCTACTTTTTCCACATCATCCACAGCGGCATACCATCTGCCGTTTTCACTATTTTCATATATTATTCCCAAGCTTTTAAATCCGATCACTTTATAAAATAGCCTTACCTGTCTGATATACTGATTGGGATCAATTCTAGCGGTTAAGAAATCTTTTCCTGAGTTATCTATTGATTCAACAAACCCAGAACCAATAGGATCAGACACTGCATCCATTAAAGTTGCGGTGCTGTATTCCTTGTTCTCAAGCACCTTATGACTTGCAAGTGTCCCCAATAAAATAACTGCATCAAATTCTCCGTCTATTGCTCTTTGCATTACTTTTTTAAACTGCGGATCTGATGCATTATTTTCATCTGCTCGAAAACTAAAAAACGTGTCCGGAGAGAATTCTACATAGTCACTATAGTCTTTCCCATTTATCCCGTTAATAAGCTCTCTGTTGGAAGTGTAGTTATCTTTGACAACGACATTATTTTCTTTTATCCAGCCTGTAAGCTGCATCCCTTGGAGTATTGCGGTCAGTACTTCATAATATTCAGGATAGTCATCACTCTGTATGACAGCTATTTTATACTTTCCGCCACCCAATTTCTGTTCCGGACTAAAAGAGTCTTTCGTTTTATCTGTCTTTTTTATTTCAGTTTGGAATTTTGGGCTATCTTCTTTAAAAATAGATTTTATAGAGTCTTCCGAGTTGCAGCCAAATAAAAACACACAAAAAACTGTAAATAAAAGCTTTGTAAATTTATTCATTTTATTTTCTCTCTTTGCTTTGACGTTTTCTGCGTTCTGTGAGAAACCGTGTTTCTCACTTGCTTATCTTCTGATGTAAAAGGCTAGACTCTATTTTCCGTACTCTAAGCTCAGAACCTGGAACATAAAAAGTTGCGATGTAAATTTGACTAAGTTAGTGTAAAAAATAACTCTGTTATATATAGGTATGGAATACGGGTTATACCACTGATTGTTAATATGTTGCATATTTTCCCGTTTTTCTCTCATACTCTACTGTTTCCATAAGCTGTATTATAATGGCTCTGTTCCCATTAATTGTTATTATCATTGTAACCGCTTAAATTACAGTGTGTAGCATCAGCAGTATTTTCGTACGACTAGCACATTATAATCCCTACCATGTAAGGTTTGAGTAGGTATGTCTAATTTATTCGCTATTGTTACCCAAAAAAGCTAAAAATTCAGATTTTTTATCTATTTCGAATAGTTAATTTCATATGTTGTTTTGCTTCCAAAGTTGTTGTTGCGTGGTTATTTGAAAAATATAGTTTGTTTTTGTAATACGCGTGCCGTGGAAATTTTAATATAAGTTATTACACTATTTAGACATTACTAGAAGACGCTTAATTTATTCGCTTTGCAGGCTTTTCTTGCCCTTCATCATAAGTACTGTGAGCAATCGGCATCACAAAGCACAATAGGGTGTTTGGAAATTTCTTAGCTTCTTAATGATGTAAGTATCGATAACAGCGATTTACTTATCCAAAACTGATATTTATATCGTTGTTTTTTATTTTCAATGTATCTGTGCTGTCATTGACTATCTCAATCTCTCTTTCCCAAAAATATTGAAGATATTTGTTGTTATTATAAACAGGTATGACTTGTTTTAATTGCCAGCCTACTCCTTCTGGCCGAGGTAAATCGTAACTGCCAAACCCTTTATAATTATTGTCGTTACCCTTAATAGATGGGCTTTCCCCAATCGTCATTTTAGTTTCAAAATCCATTTTCAAGAAGTATCCCCTTTTGTTGATCTGTTAGAACACCAGATTATATCTGAATTTTCAATCTTTGTTGTTGATCCTTCCATTCTATCCTGAACACTGCGCACAGATATTCGTTTTTTACATTTAGAAACAATCAAGGCTTTTCATCTGCAATACAAAAATCAGGGCGAATTTTAAGCCAGAGCTTAATGGCTATAATGGCGCGCTCAGTGATAGGCAGCAGGCGCTGCTTGCTACTTTTACCTGTCACTATACCCTTTCACTGATAATTTCAGATCTGCCAAGTTAATACTCACTCACTAAGCCTTAATCTGGAAGAGCACATTAATTCGATCGCTATAAACACCCTGTTCAAGAGATTGAATCGACATGAAAAATTAATTAATGGAATTGGTCTATGTTATCGGTAGGGTGGGCTCCGCAAGAGGCAGAAATCGGTGCGTGGACCCCACTCTACGGGCTGTTCCATCGCCAATGTATTGCACAAGTCAGGTAATTAAATGCGATAATTTAGCCAATTTTGTATTTAAAGACGATGTACTTATAGTTAATCAGGTTAGTCGAGCATGGAATAATGTTAAGCATCAGGTCGAAAAGGTAAAAACACTCTGCCAAAGGGAGTGGGCAAATCTGATCACTTAATTAATGCCTTTGGTATAAGTCGCTCTTTTTTCTCAATCTCAGGCAGCTGGGATATCTCATCGACAGATATTTTTTAGGTAATGGGTTGTGTGTCAGATGTTCAAATTGTACTAATTAACTAATTAACTAACTAACTAACTAACTAACTAACTAACTAACTAACTAACTAACTAACTAACTAACTAACTAACTAACTAACTAACTTAGGAAATAGCGTAAAGCGGAGATTTTGGTGGTGATAGATCGTGTTTTAATGCCTTAACCAGCAAGCGTAAATGGTGACTGTCTAAATCGCACCCGTTATTGATCTGTTTTTTTTTAACAGAAAAATAAACTCGGCCAGATTGCATTGGTAATTTTTTATGGTGACTGGGCTTAAACCACTCACGGTCTTACTCCAGCCAAAAACAAAAAAGTGTAATTCATCACTAGCAGGGGAAAAATCACACTTTTAAGAATAACCAAGGCATCTCCATATGTGCTTTCTAGATCTGGAAATGCTTTGCCATATCGAGTGGCGACTAAATTTGAATCTGTCCATCAAAGACAAAATCAGCTGTGCCGGTCATTTTTACACTTTGTCCGGGTTGCCAAAATAAGCGCAGTTCACCGCCAGGTAATTCAATAGTACAGTGGGGATTTAATTTATCCTGTAATTGACCCACGACGGCCGCCGCACAAGCTCCAGTGCCACAGGCTAATGTTTCACCTACCCCTCGCTCCCAAACTCTTAAGCGGGCATGATCGCGACTTTTTATTTCTAAGAAACCCACATTGACCTTGTTGGGAAAACGTTCATGATTTTCTAATAACGGACCTAAGGTTTCAACCGGAGCGTTATCAATATCGTCAACCAACACCACACAATGTGGATTACCTATTGATACTACTCCGCATAGAACAGTATGGTCTTCTACACGGAGAATATAAGTTTTTTCCTCTTTCTGAGCTTCGAAAGGTACTTTTGCAGGCTCTAGAATAGGTTTACCCATATCCACAGTAATATTACCGTCATGCTCAATTTTGAGCTGAATTTTGCCCTTGGCGGTACTGACGTTAATAATCCGCTTTTGTGTCAAACCTTTCATTTTAACAAAACGGGCAAAACAACGCGCACCATTACCGCACTGCTCTACTTCACTGCCATCTGCGTTAAAAATACGATAATGAAAATCAAGCTCAGGATCATAGGGGGGCTCAATCATTAATAATTGGTCAAAACCAATACCAAAATTACGATCCGCCAAACGGCTGATCGTATCTTTAGAAAGGAATACATTTTGCGTGACGTTATCAATGACCATAAAGTCATTACCCAAGCCGTGCATTTTTGAAAATTGAATATTCATTATTTCTCGTTGTTGAAATTAAGCCAAAGCAGGTTTCACTTTGTTAAATCTATTATATTGGTAAAATGTGCTCTCCGCGCCATAAATCTTTAAGCTCTTCGCGTTCACGCACGATAAAGGCTTTTTCGCCATCGACTAATATTTCGGCAGCGCGGCAACGTGAGTTGTAGTTAGAGCTCATGGTTGAACCATAGGCGCCTGTACTGCGGATAACCAGATAATCACCTTCAGCTAAAGCAAGCTGACGTTCTTTGCCTAAAAAATCACCCGTTTCACAAATAGGACCAACAATGTCGTAGCTGCGTACGGGGCGATCTTGGCCATCCTGATAGTCCGTATTTAGCGGGATAATATTTTGCCATGCACTGTATAACGCCGGACGGATTAAATCGTTCATCGCTGCATCGACAATGGCAAAGTTTTTGTAGTCATTCAGTTTTAAAAATTCAACTTTAGTTACCAGTACACCCGCATTGGCCATAATAGCGCGGCCAGGTTCAAAAATAAGTTTGAGACTGCGACCGGCCATTCTATTAATGATTGCGGTCATATATTCAGCCGGCTCTGGTGGCGTTTCGTCATCATAAGGCACACCTAACCCACCTCCTAAATCCAGATGAGAGATAGTAATGCCTTTTTCCGCTAATAAATCGATTAAAATTAACAATTTGTCTAAGGCTTCAATAAAGGGCGCTATTTCAGTTAACTGCGAACCGATATGGCAATCTACGCCTTTTATTTCTAAAAATTCAAGATCGCTCGCTATTTTATAAACGTCTAGCGCTTGTTCAATTTCGATACCAAATTTATTCTCTTTTAAACCGGTAGAGATATAAGGATGAGTCCCTGCATCAATATTAGGATTAATGCGGATTGAGATGGGAGCTTTAACATTTAGCGCTTTGGCAACACTATTAATGCGGTACAGTTCCGAAATAGATTCAACATTAAAACACATAATATTTGCTTGCAGTGCCGCTGATATTTCGATTTCCGTTTTACCTACGCCTGAGAAGACGATTTTTTTCGGATCTCCACCGGCTTGAATCACCCGCATTAATTCACCGACAGAAACGATATCAAATCCGGATCCCATTCTAGCCATCAGGTTTAATACAGC is a window from the Psychromonas ingrahamii 37 genome containing:
- a CDS encoding HAMP domain-containing protein, producing the protein MKTSFGIKFGILMLFAMTALVGSMLVFFYQYSNTMMKKDLQDKILDVTRTGAFILKEEDRELIETFRNQVYTLLPADYKDRVDRYINKEGKGELLDSDAYEQLQYEVDFHYIVQLLRRIKEGSKDQVNKLSLLPQKKIDEAGASKIAWTYLLVKIPDIPVEKSMMFLALSFYLADDNYAATPISTLYTPDDASLTAIKGNIGISKDWYVGAESGNTVMSAVIPLKNEQGEVIAALGVDYLVGSFRERIAEQKFVSMIVFVVVVAIALVLIFFITAWISIPLSKLRIGAEQLSKHDFEHRVDIKSNDEFGLLADTFNKVSDELGKFTRDLDGIVKAKTAGLTKAREEVVALNNILNQENAHLGAEVKNLIALRERTLPYLNQKLKVNNYEITFNYLPSQAVCGDFWQVKSDKECTDISFGFISGYGLETAMMAMQIQSLFKVADGNNSKRLSVINDFLFEQGDSINLKLLCKLLLLQINEDNITLSGSGEPPIRFSPNQQAFIKLTGSLPLGVNRDITMESVQLSLHRGEGLLLYSAGFKLALAHLAKSEGYELQAQDIIHLSGILGESSGNIMDKFTEQPWFDDFNQDISFILINRKGS
- a CDS encoding MFS transporter, translated to MKVTLKKLKIFWAASAIIALSLTLNFLLNMSSFEDVYKSTLISKYKQINRNLNTKLEAAVSYGKPLYKFSGIDDLINEIISKEEDVTNVFVTLKSGQVLYSFDKTYIEKHVLNEIIPGEKELNSEEKVSVFKIENNYFLASPIYYENSEIKGFLYIEFNTKVITDKVMVVIKESINFVAVVLIISMCLLLALIMLLDMKSNRKNFIVIMAIITVSQFSYSYINIQHFENRYLLLLNQNVSNFAENIEDEIVYFNNLGLPIQRLKGFEKYLAKEIQEVPGCLEVYVTDKNNNELFYADASGDNRSRYQNKRGEVFYDKNQAKYYQTLRVDLAGQDSGNIILRLNDSLINKKITEQILDAVTIFVISLIISYKILLLVSIQRKQTLDGSEEGKTSPTLDGSEQEKNTPKKDTNVVIQLLAFIFYFGEMLPISFIPLLAADMYKTESLSFLGMSESMIIGLPITTYMLGAAIFVLVIGFFAGKISEKKIFVGCSLFLVIGAFGAAFSNDIGLLSFFRFISGLGYGGISINATSLILRIFKKNGNVATGFGYWASGYGAAAICALPIGGILVYRFGFFYALGVSGIISVILMLFAIFFIHFQQTEKTEPRIEPKTEKTKLHLNIFNDRNVFANFFFRLVPFHLVFIGIFQFIMPLTMNKEGISEANIGRILTIFGLVYLLMPFVSKLVNKVKNDRMFIAFGSMLIGVVLLTLKFSDNIVAFIFVVAGISLGSMIADAAEESFITSTKKAKEIGEVKFMSIYNSYERLIMVFAPLLCSFAVTQIGFSDSIFVIGLFTMASSVAYLFISKKNPQ
- a CDS encoding D-alanine--D-alanine ligase family protein, yielding MSDSRMKVAVVFGGKSTEHDVSIISAGHILANIDMEKYFVEPFYVKKDGTFADHQELTLCLENLLNEHRDKIFPAMKEGEIELKKWIAKGTSSDFLGGIAGKKFDIVFPVLHGLNGEDGTIQGMLEFMGVPYVGCGVSASAFCIDKEATKVICQVNDIPVMDYTAVKKYEWENSTENIINDIQKKMNYPFYVKPARLGSSIGISRAENTVELKTSLKDAFKYDCKVVVEQGVESPRELTVGVMGIDDQVSLSAIGEFSRGSNLYFNFDSKYGKTGHKGLVPAPLEENIQEIIEKYSHLIFKKFELSGFARIDYFLCGDKVYLNEINTMPGFETGDTFMRIWQNKGVDMQKFIDKAIEYGVLSFHSKSTRLYEIEIKSLIE
- a CDS encoding ABC transporter substrate-binding protein, which codes for MNKFTKLLFTVFCVFLFGCNSEDSIKSIFKEDSPKFQTEIKKTDKTKDSFSPEQKLGGGKYKIAVIQSDDYPEYYEVLTAILQGMQLTGWIKENNVVVKDNYTSNRELINGINGKDYSDYVEFSPDTFFSFRADENNASDPQFKKVMQRAIDGEFDAVILLGTLASHKVLENKEYSTATLMDAVSDPIGSGFVESIDNSGKDFLTARIDPNQYIRQVRLFYKVIGFKSLGIIYENSENGRWYAAVDDVEKVAEENGIKLVVDNDVMTEPTQQQYHQAYGMYLRAMDRVSPKVEAMFLGISGGLEPENLPNVVNKLIDYKLPSFTMEGAQAVKKGVMIGVSGKETGLYNAKKLARILKGETPSTLDQRYEKMPKISINLKTTEKIGYDLPVDIIRSADEIYQ
- the dapF gene encoding diaminopimelate epimerase; amino-acid sequence: MNIQFSKMHGLGNDFMVIDNVTQNVFLSKDTISRLADRNFGIGFDQLLMIEPPYDPELDFHYRIFNADGSEVEQCGNGARCFARFVKMKGLTQKRIINVSTAKGKIQLKIEHDGNITVDMGKPILEPAKVPFEAQKEEKTYILRVEDHTVLCGVVSIGNPHCVVLVDDIDNAPVETLGPLLENHERFPNKVNVGFLEIKSRDHARLRVWERGVGETLACGTGACAAAVVGQLQDKLNPHCTIELPGGELRLFWQPGQSVKMTGTADFVFDGQIQI
- the lysA gene encoding diaminopimelate decarboxylase; protein product: MDHFNYQNDGRLFVEGLPVEQVVKKTGTPAYIYSRATIERHWQAFDSAAGKHPHLICYAVKANSNLAVLNLMARMGSGFDIVSVGELMRVIQAGGDPKKIVFSGVGKTEIEISAALQANIMCFNVESISELYRINSVAKALNVKAPISIRINPNIDAGTHPYISTGLKENKFGIEIEQALDVYKIASDLEFLEIKGVDCHIGSQLTEIAPFIEALDKLLILIDLLAEKGITISHLDLGGGLGVPYDDETPPEPAEYMTAIINRMAGRSLKLIFEPGRAIMANAGVLVTKVEFLKLNDYKNFAIVDAAMNDLIRPALYSAWQNIIPLNTDYQDGQDRPVRSYDIVGPICETGDFLGKERQLALAEGDYLVIRSTGAYGSTMSSNYNSRCRAAEILVDGEKAFIVREREELKDLWRGEHILPI